In one window of Trachemys scripta elegans isolate TJP31775 chromosome 5, CAS_Tse_1.0, whole genome shotgun sequence DNA:
- the LOC117878507 gene encoding 16 kDa beta-galactoside-binding lectin-like: MECGLVATHLNIQAGECIKVKGKILPEAKRFAVNVGKDRSNLVLHFNPRFNSHGDVNVIVCNSMEDGMWGTEERETDFPFQQGNKTEICISFDTAELTVKLAGDKEIVFPNRLGLENIEYLAVEGDFAIKAIKFS, translated from the exons ATGGAGTGT GGACTGGTTGCTACTCACTTGAATATCCAGGCTGGAGAGTGCATCAAAGTGAAGGGGAAGATCTTGCCGGAAGCCAAGAG GTTTGCTGTGAATGTGGGGAAGGACCGCAGCAACCTGGTGCTGCACTTCAACCCACGCTTCAACAGCCACGGGGATGTGAACGTCATTGTGTGCAACTCCATGGAGGATGGGATGTGGGGGACGGAGGAGAGGGAGACGGACTTCCCCTTCCAGCAGGGTAACAAGACTGAG ATCTGCATCTCCTTTGACACAGCAGAGCTGACCGTGAAACTGGCTGGTGACAAGGAGATCGTGTTCCCCAATCGGCTGGGCCTGGAGAACATTGAGTACCTGGCTGTGGAAGGTGACTTTGCCATCAAAGCCATTAAGTTTAGCTAA